AACAAATAGAATGAATCGTTTCAGGAAATGGATTGCAGTGCTTCGGGAATAATGCAACTGGTACTGGTTATTGACTGTTTGTAAGTTCATATCCTTTTTATGCAATCCCCACCCCTTTCCCCATATTTAGGTTACCAAATCTAGATCATTTAATTCTTATACAAAgattcttttttttcctttttttcgaTTAATATACTCACCCACCATTACATCAAACACAAAACAGGCAACATTTCACAGTACACACATGAGTGAGTGCATGGGGAAGCACAACCGAAAGCGAGGACACAAAAAAAGACCTGCTCAATAATGTTGCGCCGCGTGAGGCTATCAAAAGTGGAGACAAGACCATAAGCACCGGCGATGACCAACGCGGTGGCCCCAGCGTCCTGTAGAACAGCTCCGCCAGCTCCCACTCCGGGAAGCAACGCGACGATGGGGCGAAGACGAACATTGAAACGCTTCGCTACGACGCGTTCGGGAAGGACCTTGAGAAACAGAGTGATAGTTGAGGAAGGGGTTGCCACGCGGCGCCGGAAGTGGGCGTAGGACAAGTTCCCGACAGCGGCCGGCGCTCGGGGGCTCGGTATTCCGACGTAGGCCATTCTATCTCGTCCCCGCTTTTCGACGTGATGTATGTGTACTGGTAATGATGATTAAAGGTTTTGTCGACTGCGACACATTTCAGTCGAGGTGGAGACCACGTGAAATGTGAGATATCAATTAACTCAATAACTCTGATATATGCTAGCAACCTAACGACAAAAACTTATTGGATAGGATTTTAAtggtgttattttatgaaaaggattttttatttaagttatttatGANACAAAAACTTATTGGATAGGATTTTAAtggtgttattttatgaaaatgattttttatttaagttatttatgaaaaaatattatttgttatattaagagtgttatattttattttgaataagagtattgttttttattatgaatatcgataagattaacccgtcttacagataaagattcgtgagaccgtctcacaaaaaacctactccAACCTAATTCATACACGATCGTCGAGTTGCATTTGAATAGAAAGATTTAATTTGATTATGGAGATTTGATGGATTTAATTTACCATCATCTTGgtgtattttttataataaatatttaaattgcataatCTGGCGTGATGTATTTGTAGCTCATtagaatttgtgaaatttaaaataaattatttcgaaaataatcTAATTTCCAATATCCATCAAATCCAATCGTAGTCGCCAGTAATTTGTGTGGTTGGTGATATATTAATACTAATAGCCTATCCGATGATCCTGATAGAACAGTTCCCAATGGGATTGGGCCCGATATTGCTTCAGTGATTGTACCCACAagttataattaaatcatgaaccATTATGGCCACATGAAACTTTATTCAAATTTCATGTACCAAATATGGATAcattttatatattgaattgaagacataaaaataaataaacaagactctaggaaatattttttgaaagttttttACTTGACAATTTGTGGTACCTATGGGATAAAATTGGTACACCATTtcgttcataaaataaattaaatgaataatatatgataaacGTGATTATAAAATAGTTTATTTACCCACCAATATCGAGTAGTTTGTGTATGAATATTTGATGGTATACAAAGATTTAATTTCCATCAAGTAAACATCAGTCAAGTCACAATGCATACCACGTTCGTGCTCCACCAAAATAGAGTACACAACATAaaataagcataaataaaaagtacaTGTTGGTAATTTTATGTATGTACCGAATGAATCGTTTGTGGGAATAGGCAATGAAAAGTTTATTGCATATGAATTATAAATCAATACACATGAACCAGATGTCGGACGACTCATATCCTTAACGTCAAATGATacataataattcaaatttcaaggatGAGTATTCCGTAtaacaaatgaaaaatatatcatgcatttgaaaagaaaaggaaagattTATCATTTAATCTTCTAATTATAACCGTAACTTTCCTCGTCAAATAAACCATTTCTCATCGACACTTCTTCCCACAAAGTTCTTGCAACTTGTGCACAACTCCATCCATATCTTCTCTGCTTCTCGCTTTCATCTTATACGCATGTTCTTTAGCCCTTCTCCTCAAATTATCCCCATTTTCCTTGCCTAAAACACATTGTATCATTCTTGAAATCTCTCTTCTCTGAAGATTCCCATTCTCATCTCTCTTCACCTCCACACCAACACCAAGTTCCACCACAAGCTTAGCATTCATCGGCTGATCGAGATGCATCGGTATGGCGATAATCGGGACCCCGAAATCTATACTTTCCATCAATGAATTCCAACCACAATGGCTCACAAATCCACCTATGCTCGAGTTGTTCAGAATCTTGGCTTGTGGCGCCCATTTTTCAACTATCTTCCCCTTCTCTCCGACCCTTTCAAGAAACCCTTTGGGCAATACCTCTTGTATATCCATTTCCTCTCCTTTTGGAAACCTTATAACCCATATGAAGTTGGCGTTGCTTAGCTCCAACCCATGTGCTATTTCCTCGATATCTTTCTTGTCCAAGAAATACTCACTCCCAAACGACACGAAAACAGTCGAACTTTCTTCTTTCCTTTCAAGCCATTTTATGACCTCGATCCCCTCATCTCCACTAGTATTCGAATCCTGAATCATCGCACCAACAGGTTTGAGTTCCATTTTGATCAGTTCAGACAAataatccacatacttcccTTCTATTTCTCTAGAAGTGTTCACAAAGATGACCTCTTGACCTCTTCTCTGATCACGGATTTCAGCATGATCGGGATCTTTCTCCTCGTTCTTATACGATTCCGCGTTCCTCCTAACCAGGGAGAGCTCAAAatctgtgagacgaatctccgGATAGGGGTACTCCACCCCCGGACGAATCATAAGATGACAGAAATACGAGAACATGGTCGCACCAGAAGTGAAAAACGAAGCCGCCGGGATGTTGTGACGAGACGCTACGGTTCCCGCCCATGTCAGAATGATATCATAAAGCACCAAGTCGGGCTGCAGATCTTTCAAGAGATCTGAGAGACGGGGTTTCGAAGATTGCAAGGCTTTTCTCAGAGTGTGATGTCGATTGATCGGGAGGCCGTTGGTTGTGTGGCAGTGCGGGGGAAGTTCAGGCGAAGAAGGAAGATGAAGCTCCACTAGGTGGACGTGATGCGAGTATTTTTCTGGGATTTTACCCTTAAAAGAACTCAGATTCACGGGAGTTGAACAGAGATATGTCTGAAAATTGTAGTCAGAAAGCTTCTTGGCAAGTTCTAGGAATGGAGAAATATGGCCTTGAGCCAGCCATGGAAGCATGAAAACCTTCGGACTCTCTCTCTCTGTACCCATTCTCGTTTCTTGTAACAAAGGAATTCTTGAATTCGtcctatatatataaattatttttttaattattattttcttttattacaTATTGAGCGGAGATTAATTAATTCGAAACTTTAATGTGAATATCACGAATATTCGacaatttttttatggaaaaaacttgtgtgagacggtctcacgggtcgtatttgtgatacggatctcttatttgggtcattcattaaaaaatattactttttatgctaacagtattactttttattgtgaatatagatagggttgacccgtctcacgagtctcacagattaagattcgtgagacggtctcacatgagacccactccttttttattattattttgcgtATGTATTATTGTCACTATAGGTTGATAAATATTGGATGTGACCATATTAACATTtgaaaattgagaaaataataCTTTGTTTGCGCCGCGTGGTGAGGCTGAGTAATCTATGTTGACAAATTATTATCTTACATGTTTTTTAGGTTTttctattattaatttttcaaaaaaaaattaataatttgatcgACAAGGTTttgcaaaaaacaaaaaaaaaaagtaataataaatGCAAATCGCTATCAGTAGTAATGAACActgtaaaataattttacagCTTGTGCTTATTATCAGCACCAGACGTTTATGTCGCAACATTCGCTGCCTATCTGGCAGGATACTTTGTCAGTGTCACAGTTTTCCCACTCTCCTTGCATTCAAAGCCGCGAGTCTTGCAAAAACTGCTTCTTTTTCAGCACGATTCTCGTGTTGAATATGCAGATTAATGCATTAAAGTTGTGTCTTTTTTACTATCAAAATCTATAGAACTATGTGAACGAAGTATTTTTTCTCACAATTTCTAAATCTAACTTTTCTCGTGTTTATTTTTGTTCACTTCCAAAATTATGCTATcaatttgtttaaattttacctatacccaattttttttttcttgaaatgaCTATTACTAATGTACTTTTATATTTGATGGTCATGTTATTATCGATAATGGATGGATCGAATATAGTATTTCTTATATTAGATcgattaaattattatgatctaTTATTTTGttagaattcaattaagttggGTATAAAATGTTAGGAATCTATTCAATGAAGTTTATTATCAAGTTGTCGACAAAATATTCATTAATGGAGAGATCATCGTGTTGTGTAAACATAGACAAATGATCACTTTTAAAGTGCGATTACGATGACGCAAATCCCAACAAGTTGATAcatatatgttgttattgtctAACTGTATGTAAAACATCTATTCCAGTCACTGGTTCACCAACAGATGTCAGAACCCAAATAATTGAAACATCTTGTAACGTGACATTTGCTTCAACACATCTAAAATGAAAATGTATGTGTCTCGCATCGTCATCGTTCAACGATAGCAGTAATAAAATGATTGTCAAACAGTCTCGTATGATTTAAGTATACAATGACATGATTGTGTAAATAATCCCAACATATAATAACATCCGAACCAGATTTTCTGATCGCTTAGCTCTTGCAATATCATCAACAGTTTATTCCGAAATTGTTGATGAGATATGTGTCGCTTGTAAACAGAGTACAAGGTGATCTTCTGTTCCtcgatttttttgttattataaaataaattatcaaaataataacttattacaaaatattttaacaaaaagtaaaataataaacataaaaataagaCTTAAAAagttattaagaataaataaaaaagatgctcaaataattattaatgtaCACAAATTtggagaagttggtgaaaaattcccaatcaaaatatttcttt
This window of the Primulina huaijiensis isolate GDHJ02 chromosome 3, ASM1229523v2, whole genome shotgun sequence genome carries:
- the LOC140973954 gene encoding beta-D-glucosyl crocetin beta-1,6-glucosyltransferase-like; its protein translation is MGTERESPKVFMLPWLAQGHISPFLELAKKLSDYNFQTYLCSTPVNLSSFKGKIPEKYSHHVHLVELHLPSSPELPPHCHTTNGLPINRHHTLRKALQSSKPRLSDLLKDLQPDLVLYDIILTWAGTVASRHNIPAASFFTSGATMFSYFCHLMIRPGVEYPYPEIRLTDFELSLVRRNAESYKNEEKDPDHAEIRDQRRGQEVIFVNTSREIEGKYVDYLSELIKMELKPVGAMIQDSNTSGDEGIEVIKWLERKEESSTVFVSFGSEYFLDKKDIEEIAHGLELSNANFIWVIRFPKGEEMDIQEVLPKGFLERVGEKGKIVEKWAPQAKILNNSSIGGFVSHCGWNSLMESIDFGVPIIAIPMHLDQPMNAKLVVELGVGVEVKRDENGNLQRREISRMIQCVLGKENGDNLRRRAKEHAYKMKARSREDMDGVVHKLQELCGKKCR